The DNA region GGGCATATGCGCACATTAACCTAtcaaaacttttctattttcttttttttttatccaacaaaataaaataaaacaaaacaattcTCACCCCCTAAATTCCCTCCTATAAATATCCCGTGAAAATTTCTTCTCTCAGATCATCACTTTTCtgatttcttttttcctttttttcttttaaaaaaatatataataataatactagtACTTGAACTCGAAGAAGATCCTTTGGTTTCTTCAAAGTCTCTCAGATTTCCAAAAGAATTTTCTCGTTAAAATCCCTGCAGAGTCAATCagattttttaaaaggaaaaccCTAGATTCATTCGCtgattgaaaataaaaggaaaaaaccggGGAATTTTGTTTCACTGGGAGCTAGTTTCGGTGGCACGTAATTGTGAACTCAAAAACTCAGCTCGATTGAATTTTTTCTCTGATTCAAAATTGACGAAAACTAATTTTCTTAGCTGAGTTGAAAAAGTGAGTGCGGCATTGGTAATAAACTGCATTGAGTGCTGCTCCGAGAAGTTGGGGCAAGTTGATGAAGTGTTGTTGTTGATGTTGAAGAGGTGAAGGATGAGAAAATGAGTAACGGTTCATTGGAGTTTCGTTCTGCGAGTTATGGTTCTTTGGAGAAGCAGCTGCAACTGCAACAGAACGGAGTTGTTGTTTCAGCTATTCAATCAGCGCGTAAGCCTTCCAAGATgctcaaagaaaaagagagaCTCTTCCTTTGGATCTGCAAGCTCGCCGGCAGGAGGAAGGTCGGAATGCTcatcctctctctcatctccgcCGCCGTTTTCGTCTGGGTTCTCTACGTTGGAAAAGGTGACCTTCCTTAATTCCCTCACCTCTTTTGGTATTGTTTCGAATTTCAATTCTGCATATTCTTCAGTGGATTGTAATGACGTTAGAGGAACATACATAGTTTAATTagcttgtttgatttttattttcataaGTTGATTGTTTTTAGGATTCATCTCATCTGATTAACCATTGATCAAGGTGGTAGGTATCTTGGTCTCATAGCACAGGTTCTAGAATCTGATTAACCATTATTGTTAGGGATGCATTCCAATTGCTGTATTCAAGGAAGAAAACTTGTTTTTTCATTTACATGCggataatgatttttttttatttttagctttTGAACGAGGCATTATCTTTGTGGTATGGCTTGCTTCTTTCAGGTGATTCGCCAGAAGGGAATGGGGCAAGTGACATCAGTGTTAAGGGAAGTATTTCTATAAGTGATTCACCATCTACGATCTCTACGGCGAATATCATGGGCTTCGCCACGAATTTGGTGTTACCCCCTCCTCCCCCTAGCCATTTTCTGGGTTACACTCTTCCTCCTGGCCATCCATGTAATAGTTTCACTCTTCCTCCACCACCAGCAGATCCAAAGCGTAGTGGGCCGCGGCGTAAGTCCTACTTGAACTATTTGGTTCCTTCATCTCTTATGTTAGGTTACTATATACTTAGTAATTTGCAATGGAGTCAATTGCCCGTGAAGATATCAATTGATTGCTCAAAATATCTGTTTATGTTTCAGCATGCCCTGTATGTTACCTTCCCGTTGAAGAAGCCATTGCACTTATGCCGAAGTTTCCCTCACCTTCTCCAATAAttcagaatctaacatatatctGGGAGGAAAATCTAAGCAGAGATGGGGAGTTTGGTGGTTCAGACTTTGGTGGATACCCCACTTTGAAACAGAGAAGTGATTCTTTTGATATACGAGAGTCAATGAGTGTGCACTGTGGGTAAGTTTTCATTTTTGTTGGATATTTACCTTTTGTTAGCTATTAAGCACTGAAGAGTTTTTTTGTGGGCATAAAGTTTTCTCTGCCGGTTATAAAGGATATACGTCCAACCCTTTTACTCACATCTGTCGATTCTTGCATCTTCAATGATGTTGTGATCATTCAGATTTGTAAAAGGACCTAAACCTGGCCGCAACACAGGATTTGACATGGATGAAGACGACCTCTATCATATGGAGCAGTGCCGTGGTGTAGTTGTTGCATCAGCCATATTTGGTGTGTATCATGTTGTTCTAACTTTACTTGGTTGTTTAGGCTGATGTTTTGCTGATCCATTGAATATGTTTTTCAGGAAATTTTGATGCGATAAATGAGCCATCAAACGTTAGTAACTATTCAAAGAAGACAGTATGCTTCCTTATGTTTATAGATGAAGAAACAGAAAAAGCTTGGAGGGCATCTGGCCTCCTGGGGATCAACAAAAGGATTGGATTATGGAGAATTATTGTTGCTCGTAATATTCCTTACACAGATGCAAGACGCACAGGAAAGGTCAGTATTATAAGTTCACAAGCACCAGTGCGACTGTAATATAGAAACTTACACAGGGGTTACTAATCATATTTGTTGCTTAAGCTTTAAATCATTATGCTTTTCTTTACGATATGGTCATTGGTATAGAAAGCTAAAATTGTTGGCTGTCGTTATATAATAGATGTTGATGGACTTAAATGCAATATTGACCATCCCTTAACACACATAAATGGAGGAGAAACACAAAGCTATTGGCTTGATCTCCTTGTCTGAGCattatgatgttttttttttcattcagaaTATATTTATAGGCTTTTGATATGAATTAAGATTAAGATGACCAAAAATCAAATCCAGACCCTTATATTTTATTGTGCATAAGTAGTATTCTTATTTACTTGTAACTTTAACTACCATTCCCACAGATTCCAAAGCTTCTGATTCATAGGATGACTCCAAATGCCCGGTACTCTATATGGCTTGATGGGAAGCTTGAGCTTGTTGTTGATCCATATCAAATACTTGAAAGGTATACTTCAGGATCTCTTTTTTATTTCAGAGTGAATGTTGTTACCACAATGTCAGATCACTATAACTTTATGTCCCTTGGTTTTACCAAGAATGTTTTATTTGTGTACTTCTCATTCAATGTCATTGTTGCAGTTGTTGCTCCTAATATCTCTTCTGGGTTCTTTTTGTCATGGCATTGAAATTTTTGAAAGTATAATATTTATTTCTTTACCACAATGAATGACTAGCCTCTTAAATCATTCTAGATCACAAAAATGGCTACGCATTTATTATGGATAAGTTGTTGATTATGGATATAAGTTTTAAGGATGAAAACGAATGACTGGTCTTGACATACACTTTCTGGCCTTAAGATGGTTGCCAGAACTGATTGAAGTCCCTCCTATTGTATCTTTCTGAGTTAGTTATCCATAGGCATGGTTTGCATCAGGCATAGGCATTGTTTAATCCATGAGCTGTTCCCAACTAGTGGAGAAAGACTTGGTTGTTGTTCCTGTATTTTATAAGTGGGTTACAAACTGAAATATTGTGCTTTTGGGAGCTTGGCAACGGAAAACGTGGATAAATGTGAAACTTAAATGAATGCCACTGTGGTTCTGGTTTCTGTTTATGCTGGAGATCGAGAGAATTCACCTTCCAAGGCCTTCTAGTTCATTTGCATTCAGGACTATACATTTTAGTTGGGAGTGTATTTTTATGTGTAGTGTATACTCACGGCGAACTAGCTTTATTATTGTTTGTCTTGCTACAGTACATGCTTCAGCACCTAAGTTAGTCTTATCTCTCATCCTTTTACAGGTTTTTGTGGAGGAGGAATGCAACTTTTGCAATATCTAGACATTATAAAcgctttgatgtatttgttgaggcAGAGGCAAACAAAGCTGCTGGAAAGTATGATAATGCCTCTATTGACTTTCAGATAGACTTTTACAAGAAAGAGGGACTGACTCCATACACAGAAGCAAAACTTCCTCGTATAATAAGCGGTAGGCTAAACTAGCTCTTCCATTGTGGGATTGAGGATTCAGATTGGACTTACATCTTCTCCAAACCTTGATGGTTGAATTGCAGATGTTCCTGAAGGATGTGTAATTGTACGAGAGCTCGTTCCTATTAGCAACCTCTTTACCTGTCTTTGGCACAATGAAGTTGACCGATTTACTTCAAGGGACCAGATTAGTTTTGCAATTGTCAGAGACAAACTCCTGTCCAGGGTTGATTTTCATTTTGCCATGTTCCTGGATTGTGAAAGGCGCAACTTTGTAGTTCAGGCAATTATTTTACCTTGTTTTCATAACGCTAAGGCCTCTGTTATAAGTTATAACTATTATTGTTATTCAATGTTCCCTTGCAACATTATTTAACACTCAACCTTACTGTGATTCAAATTATCTTCCTTTTGTGATTACAGAAATACCACATGGATCTACTACTAGAGCGCCAGTCTCCACCAGACTCTGCTGCAGTGAGTCCTCCCCCACCACTTACACCATCTCTGCCACCTCCATTGCCGGTTCTTGAAACTCATCCTCGAAGGGTTGTGATTCCAACAGTTAGGGGAGGTCCTTGGCGAGGACCCTGGAAAGGCCCTTGGCGAGGCCCTGTAAGGCGTGTAAGAAGGCGCCGTCCCAGAGTTGTGTATGGAAATAGATACATTGCAGGAACTCAATAGCCATTGTTTTTTGGGTGATTGGTTATaccatttttttttcctttttctttttggcaTACACACCTACAAAGATCAAAATCATTCGTTGGCAGAGCTGGAAGGGAAAAACATGCAAGATGAGCGTTCTTACTTTCACTTTGTGCAACTGTTCcattgttattgataatttttgttgtatatagagtaaaaagaaaaaagttgaatAATTATCTTATCAGGTGGGTTACCACTTACCACCTACCCCCCAAATCCCTCAAATGTGGTAACCCATTTTGTTGTTCCATTACCCATAGGAGAAAGTGTACTTGCACTCTCAAATACCCCATTACAGATAAATTCATCGTCTTTCTTTCTATTAAATAAAAGGTTACGAAAATTTACCAAGGATCCTATACATTCCGTTGTACGGTTCTGTTTCCGTTGTTTTATCTTATTACTAACATGAGTTTATGTATGTTCTTAaagtttttattaataataattaataattaatttttaaaaaaaaatcatttggcgaatttgtaaaaattaaattacCATCGTTGCATTTATAACTTGAGGATAGACTTCTGTAAATGGAAAAATTTGCCCAATGTAGATTATCCCGAAATTAATGGCATTTAAACCGCCGCAGTGTAGAGAATTTGCCGTAATATTTGAAAACAAAAGGGCACAAACTCCAATTTCCACCGAGTCAGTAGATCAGATCAGAATCTCCTCTGTCGGCACTACAAGAACTCTGCCACGTGGCACCCTGTAGGACAATCTAGTCATCAGTGTTACGTTAGGTAGGCCCCACCAGATCCTTATCCTAGAATCTCTCGCTTACGTCACACTACCCTTCGAATCTTTTGCGTTAAACtcatcaatttaaataaaataaaataaaataaacaaacttTTATAAACATCATTCGACCTGCAATCATCTTCTTCCCCAAAACGTGAGCTGAGAGGGTTAGGGTTTTGCAGAACCAGCCATGTCAAAATCCAAATCAACCACCACCTGATAAACCGCAATCGCCGCTGCTCCACCTTCGAACCGATGGGATCGTCGTCGGCGTTCTTCGTGATCTGCATCCTTCATTCGCTGATCGCCATAACCTGCGGTGCACTGATGATGTTCTACATGAAGGAAGTATACACCTTCGGGCACGGCGTGCAGACCGCGACGAAGCTCCTCGGCTCTACGCCGCACGATCAGCTCCTCATCAAGACCTCCGATTCTTTCTCTGGATTGCTTCTCGTTGCCATAGGGTTCCTCCTCTTCATGGTTTCCTTCGTCAAAGACCGTGACTTTCAGTCTTTCTTCGCCAAAGGTTGCATGATCCTGCACGTGTTCATGGCCATATGGAGGATCTACTTCGAGCGCAAGGTGGAGGATCTCGCCTGGGATTGGCTCCGGCAAACCGTCGGTGACATTGTCTTGGCCCTTTCTTGGGTTTTCTTCCTCGTTTACTCTTGGAGGGAGAAGTATGATTGATTAATTTGATTTAACATCCACCTTTTTTGGTTTTTCCTCCCCTTCGATTTGAATGAATTACTCTGTAAAAAATCGGATCTTACATTTTTTTCCCCTTGTGTTTCTTCTTTCGATCGAATTGAGTAATTTAGACATAGATTATAAGTTGTGAATtgcattcctgtgtgttttgttACGGtggggaaaaaaaaggaaaaattcaaatcAGAAATGATACCTGATGTTATTTCTCAGTCTTCTGCAGTGCAGCTCATTGAAACTTTCATCAATTTTCCTTTTTCTCGTTTTTATTCTGATTGCTGTTGATTTGTGCTGGTTTTGTTTCTTAATTGTAGAAGTTTACCTGATTCTTTAATCAAATTGATGGTCGTACTTGTTGCTATGTTTTGAAGATTTGTTTAATGGAAAAAATTATTGGTGAGAAACTGTCTGAATTTTACAGATGTTCTCATGCCTTTACTTCGAAAGAGCAATTTGATGGGTTGTCCTGATCAAGCCATTTGTGTATTATTAAGTTCTGTTTAAATCATACAAACTGTGAAATCGGATCCTTAAAGGTCCCCAGATGGATAAAATCTTTAGCTTGTATTTACTTACAATGGATATCGTCTTTGTTTCTTACTTATCCTCACATTTTTCGTCATCCGCATTGCATTCAAGACATTTTTTAAGTTAGGATTAGCTAGTGATCTCCAAtgtgatgttgatgtataagagtccttgatgaaaaagaaaaacaaagtcaCGTTACCTCTTGTGTGTTAATATGTAAACTATCCGTGTGACATATTTGGGATTGTTTTTCTGGTTCTGTTGAGTGtagatgtttatttatctaaGGTGGTGCAAAGAAGGTATAAATTTGCTGTGACCATTTCCCAGCGAGACCGGAGTTGATCTGAAACTGAGTAATTATCGTAGGGCAGTTACTGTTGAATAGTGCACAAATGTGGAGTAACTGTGTGTAAGTGTATATCTAAGGTGATGTGTTATATTTCCATACTTCTAGTGCTTCTGATGCTCCTTGTTCTGGTCATCATAAGATTATACTGTTCTCCCTTTGAGCTATTGTTTGTTCTAAAGCAGAGGGTTTCATTCATGTAGCTGATATTCACTTCCGCAGACATTCGTCAGTTTCTAGTACCAGTTAGAAGCAATTGAGTACATTAGCATTGGATCTTCTTGGACGGCTCTGACTAGGTATGATTACATATTGTTGTAGATGGCATTTCTTCATTCTGGAAATGAAGATATGTTGGCAGATAGCTATTGAAGATACAAAAGCTAACTTTGCTCCGTTGAAAGGCTTTACATTCTATATTCTGTGAAAAGCATGGTTCCCTTAAGATCTATGTTTAACACAATGCCATATACTAACATCATTAGGCACCCTTTTAAGAGTTAcagtggaaaaataaataaattgctcGAGTGGTTTTCAGCTTTGTTCATCGAAATTCCTCTGCTACATAATTACATAATTTTTGTATCTTGGCACTATTTCTATCCAATATACACTACCTAGTTTCATAACAATGGGTAAATCCTACGCCACAATTGTGCGATATCTATGTACTTATGCTATTAGGGACCCCTCTACAAGTTACTCCAGGACCAGAGCTAGCTATAAGCAATTCATATGGTGGAATCCCAGCACCACATCTGTTTCTAAGATTGTGGTCTTTATTCCTCTTCTCAATCTCCTTCTCTATTCTCTTTAGCTCTATGGAGAAATCATAGAATGCCTCTATGATTTTAGGGTCACCAATCCAATCTGACAAGTCCCGTCTCTGCCCTATGTATTCTTCATCCTCCGGATGCTGAGAGAGTATGTTAAGCACTGCAAGAAACTTGGTGGTTTGAAACATATCTGGCAGGGAAGAACACAAGAAACCTTCGGGATCCTCCAAGAACTCCTTGTACTCTGGATCTCCTTCCTTGGGTAGCAGCTTCTTCACCAGCGGCGGGCGCATCGGGACGTACCCGCCAAGAGGGTACTGCCCAAAATTCACTGCTGAATGCTGAACTGAAGCAATCCAAATGAGTGTGGTGAGGACTGAGATAAGATCTCTGGGAGTGGCAAGTGTTGGCCACCAAGTAGCATGTGCATGATCACCATGGCCTACGTTGATGGCCTCATTGTACCACCCCTGGAGTTCATTGTCCGACCGTACCATTAGGCCATTATGGTAGTAGTAGTTCACATAAGTTCTAACCATCCTCTCCAAAGCAAACCAAATAAGAAGCCCATCATTTGCATAAGGGTAATCTTCAATTGTAAGTTTTATCCCATGAGGTTGTGTTCTGTCTGGTTCTGCTAGTCCCCTGCATAATGTTCAGGACAATGATCATGAGATTATGTTTAAAGGTTCCTAAATAAGAATCGTTAATGTACACGTACCTTCTAATAAGGTCAGCTGGGAGGGCTTCCATGTCAAAACGCCACCAATCTTTGTAGGCGGCCGATACGATCTCAGTGCTGTATCTGCCGGAAGAGAAGTCAGATTCAATGATGCCTCCACCATTGATAAGAGCCTCGCGAGCCAATGCATTTATCTGCAGTGTGCATTTCATATGAGGCTTTAGGAGCTTGAAGATAGGGTGCGTGACACTCATCTGGCGATGTGCTGCTATGATGAATGGCTCCATGCACGCGTGGGTCCTCAACCTGTTaaacaaaacagaaaaaagaATTGCCTATTCTCATAAGAAATTcattaataatttttcttttgacTTCAACATAGGTTTCTTTCAATATTACATGACCACATGATGATTGATGAATATTACAAGATGGAGAGTATAAAAAAGGAAAGGATTTAATTGAGTTGCATACCAGTGATGAACAAGTTGGTGAACTCCAGCATCATTGGAGCAAACATGTGCTTTGGCAAGTTGCCACAACCAATAAGAAGTGGCATCCAATGGAGGTGTTAGAACCTGTTtggattgttgttgttggtgCTCCCCCTCAGGAAGACTCAACTCTATGGCAATAGGTTTCAAAGTTCCCATTCTAGTCAAGTACAATATGGTACGAGTTGCATAAGCTTTTCGGTCCTCTTGTGCATTGATCCCTTTTAGAAATGGCATATAAGCATCATGGTAATCCAaaatgaatagcttcttttcctcTATAGCCTATtcaaaaaagaaataattttgtGTTATATAAATTGTAGAAGGATTCATAGAAGGCCATGTATATGTGTATTTAAACTATGTATGTATACCTGTTGTACGGACATGCCGTCCAAGTGGCTAATTATGTGCTCTTCTTTTAGAGCGGACTCTTGTGGACCATACATGGAGGGGTCCAAATCACTCACCGGTGGAAAAGTCTACAAAATTTTAGAACAACCGTGTCAAATAATCAGAATAAAAGTTTTAGAACGAACGTGACAaaacataattattaattaactacTTGACATGTTCTAATAATTGGCTGAGAAAGGTTGCTTGTTGTAGTTAGAATATATAATGTGAAAAAAATATCAGTTAAATAACTAACTATAAGAtgcctaactaactaactaataaccACCATATATCTGGATCTCCTACTTGCCAGCTGTAACtttctatagttttttttattatcatttttataaGTAACACAATTTTATTTAGGGTtgacaatgggtagggtagggtttagactcTACCCTAACTCTACCCGcaggttgaaaattttattaaaattttatcctattttacCCACGGGTTGATAATCTTTCAACTCTAACCTTATCCGCATcttaaaattctaaaccctaccctattCTATCCTACCcgcaaaaatatcaaatttttttaaagtaaatataaaattcaatcattccgaatttcatacatattaataaaataaaaaaaatactaatgctctaaactactaaattaactaactagtttagtaGTTGCTCATTTATTAAAAGTTATTACTTGAGAGAGGTCGTGGATTCAACTTTTACCTCTTTTattatatacctaatttttataaaatatgtgttatatatgaggtGCGGTTAAGATATACCCTAAACCCGTATCTTACCCTACCCGCAGGCATACACCCtaccctaaacccgtaccctactCTACCTGCAAGCATACCCGGACCAGTTGGACCGGGTCTCAAAAttgattcaaatattaaatataccTGAAGCCTTTTTATGCTTAAAGGGTTGACGCCAGCCAAGGCCTGACGCCCAAGTTCTTCATCTCTTATGCAGCAACCATTccctataaaattttaaacaaattttctTCATTATGATATTCAATTTGAAACTACTTAATTGTCATTTAACACGTTGAGTCATTGAAGTTATTATTATTAGCTGACATACCACTTATAATGTATGGAGTGCTAAATTTGAAGTACTCTTCGAAGGAATCTTGGAATAACTTGTTAACATCAATAGAAAGTGTTCCATTCTCCTCATTAGTATGATTCATTGCATCCACttgatgctttcttttgtatATGTTCTTAATCTCTGATAGCTCCTTAAAGACCCCACACTTAGTTATATGAGTTCTTATGAAGGGAATCAAATTTCTTGTTATACCTTTCACTCTCTCCACATCAAGTGCCTCCTTTCTAACTCCTTCAAACACTTCATCTCTTGGCACGTATGTTTCCATGAATGCATTCACACACGACTCATATTTCTCGTCTGTCACATGCATATATATGGCtataaattatgtaaaatgtGTTTAATCATATTAATTAATAGTAGGAGGATACTCCTATAAATACGTGTAAAATATCTTTTTGTAAAGACACTTATGTGTCAcattattattggacgtattaataAACCAgttattttgaatttcttaacaaactagaataaaatctattttttttataacaataacaataaatccaATTGTTATCTGATCCAATCAAACTGACCAATTTACATAACCTATTGAATTatgggtttttttgttttttttaaacaaaagtcAAGGATATattgtctttttatcaaaaaatttaaacataatttgTTTAGATTGTATAAATCGATTTGATCAAATCGAGTCTAATAATTATGGTGCGAATaattagatttattattattgctatgATAAACCGATTTTATtctggtttattaaaaaataaattattaaccgatttaataaagatatctaataatattataaaatatataaattttcttaaaaaaagatatttataatATCGTTATCGAAGTAGTCTCCTTAATAATAATGcacatattaaatattttaacagCATAGATTACTTATACAAAAATTTTCGCGTGAAAATGATAACTAAAATATTGATATATATTATACTTTAGTAATTTAGTCAAACATACTAAATACATCGTGTGGTTAAAGAGCAATTAAGATGAATATGAAACTCACCGGTTATGACAGGTGGACGGCCAGTTCGACATCGCCTAGGATTAGGGTAGTGTTCGGTTCCCAAAATTGGCCTAACATGTTGAATGCCCTTGTCTGGATTTCCCAAGTCATTGTAGACATCATAGTCATAAACCCTatcactcatcaccttcctcattcCATTTCCATCTCCCCTCTTTTGTCTCAGCTCTTCTTTTCGCAGTTCCTTCACACCCTCTGCTGTGTCACATGGTAAGCATgcctaataataataaacaatgcaccattttaatttttaaatttatttgtagtggaatataataatcaaattaaaatataataatatataatcaaATGGCTACCTTGTTGGTGAAAAAAATTCTCTTGTCTGGGTTAACCTTTTCAGGTTGAACCCAAGAACTGCAAGAAAATTCCACAAAGCCTCCTTCAATGGAGATGGTTTCCAAGAAGATCTCTTTGTTATATTTGTTTGTGATTGTAATGGCTCCCGGAAATCCAAAATTAGAGTCAATCTCAAAGTCAACTTTGTGAGTGGACCTCTCACTATCCCCACCTCCATTAAATAATAATTCTCTTGTCCAATCCAGTACGGCTCTCTTGCTCAGCTTTCCCTCCATTGTTGCTTCAATCAATTAGGGCAAATCACACAACTCAGGTCAACACAAATAATGATCATTCATATTGGTTTAGCTTCATGTTTTTATGAGAAAATGttggctaatttttttaattatgaaagcagaagtggtgatatactttaatattgtaattttttgtattttttaaaattgtagaaATTACATAAATAAGAGAATTTGATTTCTGTACATCAAATTTTTTGATTTGTGTTAATTTAtgtacttcaaattttttaatttttttaacacaaatcagACGGTTCGATTTGTGTACTTCTATAAACCGGACGGTTTGATTTGTATACTTctagaaatcggacggtccgatttctgtacctctaataaatcggacggtccgatttctacTTCTCTAATTAAACGATTTCACGTTTGAGTATAATACCCTAACaatccacattttaaaaaaataccattaccatgttttttgtattttttagattttttttcaacTCAACTAATACTGTAGTTGGTTAATATCCTAGTTGATTatctaaaaatatttgataattaaaaaaaattagttaaacatAGTCATAATTtgtttaacaaaattattttttaaattttaaaaaaatgtaagtattttattattttattaatctttaattGGATGgtgttgaaaaacaaaaataagagataatataaaaacacataaataattatcaaaaaataatattttctagaATTATGTAACAAAGTGTGCATGCTTACTTGGATCAATTTGAGTGCTAACTAGTTGCATGACGATTCCTCTATCCCCATTTGTATTATGACTGAAACTATCAAAGTAATGAAGCATCATTGCCATGAACTCCTTACTATTCTTTATAGTTACACTTGCACTTATCGTCAATGTTACACCACCACCATCATGGAGACTcttattattactactactatTCAAATCATCAACGGTGGTTCTCCTCTTCATAATGGGCAACAGAATTGATGAGCAAGAGAAACTCGGAAACAttgaaattttgtgtttcttattatTTTGATGAGTGTAACATCTTCTAGAAACTTCAAAACAAAATGCTTCAGCCACTACACTCTGTCCCAAAATTTCCTTAACCATCGTCATTTCAATTCTCAATTTCAACTCTAACAAACCCTAAAGTGTGTATTTGTTACTATTcctttgtatgtatgtatgtatgtatgtatgtatgtagatGTACACAATGCTAGTGCTATAGTTATAGAGTAGTAGCTTATTGACTTAAGATGTACCAAAATGAATAATGAAACGTATTTATAGTAACAGAATTGTACAAACTTCCAAATTGAAAGAAGTTTcgtgtacatatatatacaagttTGAGGTTTGTGTGGTACACAAAATAATTTGTCTGTAAAACTTGAATCATATGAAGATTGTGAATCACATGTGAATAAATATTATCGGATATTACTTTTATTTCTCTGAAAAAAAATAGAGACTCACCTacgcattttttgtttttaatattggaATGGtaataatggtgtttttgaaATGTGGACTGTTGGatt from Arachis hypogaea cultivar Tifrunner chromosome 10, arahy.Tifrunner.gnm2.J5K5, whole genome shotgun sequence includes:
- the LOC112714584 gene encoding probable hexosyltransferase MUCI70, which translates into the protein MSNGSLEFRSASYGSLEKQLQLQQNGVVVSAIQSARKPSKMLKEKERLFLWICKLAGRRKVGMLILSLISAAVFVWVLYVGKGDSPEGNGASDISVKGSISISDSPSTISTANIMGFATNLVLPPPPPSHFLGYTLPPGHPCNSFTLPPPPADPKRSGPRPCPVCYLPVEEAIALMPKFPSPSPIIQNLTYIWEENLSRDGEFGGSDFGGYPTLKQRSDSFDIRESMSVHCGFVKGPKPGRNTGFDMDEDDLYHMEQCRGVVVASAIFGNFDAINEPSNVSNYSKKTVCFLMFIDEETEKAWRASGLLGINKRIGLWRIIVARNIPYTDARRTGKIPKLLIHRMTPNARYSIWLDGKLELVVDPYQILERFLWRRNATFAISRHYKRFDVFVEAEANKAAGKYDNASIDFQIDFYKKEGLTPYTEAKLPRIISDVPEGCVIVRELVPISNLFTCLWHNEVDRFTSRDQISFAIVRDKLLSRVDFHFAMFLDCERRNFVVQKYHMDLLLERQSPPDSAAVSPPPPLTPSLPPPLPVLETHPRRVVIPTVRGGPWRGPWKGPWRGPVRRVRRRRPRVVYGNRYIAGTQ
- the LOC112714586 gene encoding uncharacterized protein, giving the protein MGSSSAFFVICILHSLIAITCGALMMFYMKEVYTFGHGVQTATKLLGSTPHDQLLIKTSDSFSGLLLVAIGFLLFMVSFVKDRDFQSFFAKGCMILHVFMAIWRIYFERKVEDLAWDWLRQTVGDIVLALSWVFFLVYSWREKYD
- the LOC112714587 gene encoding lipoxygenase 3, chloroplastic, coding for MTMVKEILGQSVVAEAFCFEVSRRCYTHQNNKKHKISMFPSFSCSSILLPIMKRRTTVDDLNSSSNNKSLHDGGGVTLTISASVTIKNSKEFMAMMLHYFDSFSHNTNGDRGIVMQLVSTQIDPTTMEGKLSKRAVLDWTRELLFNGGGDSERSTHKVDFEIDSNFGFPGAITITNKYNKEIFLETISIEGGFVEFSCSSWVQPEKVNPDKRIFFTNKACLPCDTAEGVKELRKEELRQKRGDGNGMRKVMSDRVYDYDVYNDLGNPDKGIQHVRPILGTEHYPNPRRCRTGRPPVITDEKYESCVNAFMETYVPRDEVFEGVRKEALDVERVKGITRNLIPFIRTHITKCGVFKELSEIKNIYKRKHQVDAMNHTNEENGTLSIDVNKLFQDSFEEYFKFSTPYIISGNGCCIRDEELGRQALAGVNPLSIKRLQTFPPVSDLDPSMYGPQESALKEEHIISHLDGMSVQQAIEEKKLFILDYHDAYMPFLKGINAQEDRKAYATRTILYLTRMGTLKPIAIELSLPEGEHQQQQSKQVLTPPLDATSYWLWQLAKAHVCSNDAGVHQLVHHWLRTHACMEPFIIAAHRQMSVTHPIFKLLKPHMKCTLQINALAREALINGGGIIESDFSSGRYSTEIVSAAYKDWWRFDMEALPADLIRRGLAEPDRTQPHGIKLTIEDYPYANDGLLIWFALERMVRTYVNYYYHNGLMVRSDNELQGWYNEAINVGHGDHAHATWWPTLATPRDLISVLTTLIWIASVQHSAVNFGQYPLGGYVPMRPPLVKKLLPKEGDPEYKEFLEDPEGFLCSSLPDMFQTTKFLAVLNILSQHPEDEEYIGQRRDLSDWIGDPKIIEAFYDFSIELKRIEKEIEKRNKDHNLRNRCGAGIPPYELLIASSGPGVTCRGVPNSIST